A region from the Bradyrhizobium erythrophlei genome encodes:
- a CDS encoding flavin-containing monooxygenase: protein MQHEHFDVLIVGAGLSGIGAGYHLQQKCPGKRFAILEGRDCIGGTWDLFRYPGIRSDSDMFTLGYSFKPWTEAKAIADGPQILNYVRETAVENGIDKKIRFNHRVKRASWSSPDACWTIEAERKVGEGGTELVRFTCNFLFMCSGYYKYEEGYTPEFSGRDNFAGRIVHPQKWPDDLDYAGKGVVVIGSGATAVTLVPEMAKKAGHVTMLQRSPTYVVSRPAQDPVANKLRARLPSKLAYHLIRWRNVLWGMYFFQLSRRKPARVKELILGGVRIALGPDYDIASHFTPRYNPWDQRLCLVPDGDLFKAIREKRASVVTNEIDTFTESGIKLKDGSELEADIIVTATGLVLQVLGGMEVAVDGRTVDFARTLNYKGMMYSDVPNLAASFGYTNASWTLKCDLTCEYVCRLINYMDRHGYKKCMPHNVDPTITELPSLNFSSGYVQRSIAKMPKQGSKRPWRLYQNYALDIVTLRLGKVDDGVMQYS from the coding sequence CGTTTTGCCATTCTCGAGGGCCGCGACTGCATCGGCGGCACCTGGGACCTGTTCCGCTATCCCGGCATCCGCTCCGACAGCGACATGTTCACGCTGGGCTATTCGTTCAAGCCGTGGACCGAGGCGAAGGCGATCGCCGACGGGCCGCAGATCCTGAACTATGTCCGCGAGACGGCGGTCGAGAACGGCATCGACAAGAAGATCCGCTTCAACCACCGGGTCAAGCGCGCCTCATGGTCATCTCCCGACGCGTGCTGGACCATCGAGGCCGAGCGCAAAGTGGGCGAGGGCGGCACGGAGCTGGTGCGCTTCACCTGCAATTTCCTGTTCATGTGCTCGGGCTATTACAAATACGAGGAAGGCTACACGCCGGAATTTTCGGGCCGCGACAATTTCGCCGGCCGCATCGTCCATCCGCAGAAATGGCCCGATGATCTCGACTACGCGGGAAAAGGCGTGGTGGTGATCGGCTCCGGTGCGACCGCGGTGACGCTGGTGCCGGAGATGGCGAAGAAAGCCGGCCACGTCACCATGCTGCAGCGCTCGCCGACCTATGTGGTCTCGCGCCCGGCGCAGGATCCCGTCGCCAACAAATTGCGGGCGCGTCTGCCCTCGAAACTCGCCTACCATCTGATCCGCTGGCGCAACGTGCTGTGGGGGATGTATTTCTTCCAGCTCTCCAGGCGGAAGCCCGCGCGCGTCAAGGAGCTGATCCTCGGCGGCGTCAGAATCGCGCTCGGTCCCGACTACGACATCGCCTCCCATTTCACGCCGCGCTACAATCCCTGGGATCAGCGGCTGTGCCTGGTGCCGGACGGTGACCTGTTCAAGGCGATCAGGGAAAAGCGCGCCTCCGTCGTCACCAATGAAATCGACACATTCACCGAGAGCGGCATCAAGCTGAAGGACGGCAGCGAGCTCGAAGCCGACATCATCGTCACCGCCACCGGCCTCGTTCTGCAGGTGCTCGGCGGTATGGAGGTTGCCGTCGATGGCCGCACGGTCGATTTCGCCAGGACGCTGAACTACAAGGGCATGATGTATTCGGACGTGCCCAATCTCGCGGCCTCGTTCGGCTACACCAACGCGTCGTGGACGCTGAAATGCGACCTGACCTGCGAATACGTCTGCCGCCTGATCAATTACATGGACCGGCACGGCTACAAGAAATGCATGCCGCACAATGTGGATCCCACGATCACCGAATTGCCGTCGCTGAACTTTTCGTCGGGCTACGTGCAGCGCTCAATCGCGAAAATGCCGAAACAAGGCTCGAAGCGGCCATGGCGGCTCTATCAGAATTACGCGCTCGACATCGTCACGCTGCGCCTGGGCAAGGTCGATGACGGGGTGATGCAATATTCGTGA